One segment of Cloacibacillus sp. DNA contains the following:
- a CDS encoding autotransporter outer membrane beta-barrel domain-containing protein has translation MPESFGDSWWEYGLGFTTKLNDRNSIYMSLERSSGGKFTEPWKVYAGWRITI, from the coding sequence ATACCGGAGTCCTTCGGCGACAGCTGGTGGGAGTACGGGCTTGGATTCACCACCAAGCTCAACGACCGCAACAGTATTTACATGAGCCTGGAACGCTCCTCGGGCGGTAAATTCACCGAACCTTGGAAGGTCTACGCCGGCT